One genomic window of Pseudomonas sp. LFM046 includes the following:
- a CDS encoding DUF6482 family protein, with amino-acid sequence MKLHDLTSHARAGHVEEINLISLEGGIYLLEARIDGRSHALDDGHGHAMHLRSVEHAREVLHEFPELPFHLVHDVVHDEMCGMESDTQDTVRVPMSTRVSH; translated from the coding sequence ATGAAATTGCACGACCTCACCAGCCATGCCCGTGCCGGGCACGTCGAAGAAATCAACCTGATCTCCCTGGAAGGTGGCATCTACCTGCTGGAAGCCCGGATCGATGGCCGCTCCCATGCCCTGGACGATGGCCATGGGCACGCCATGCACCTGCGGTCCGTGGAGCACGCCCGGGAGGTACTGCACGAGTTCCCTGAACTGCCATTCCACCTGGTGCACGACGTGGTGCATGACGAGATGTGCGGGATGGAATCGGACACCCAGGATACGGTGCGTGTACCGATGTCCACCCGGGTTTCCCACTGA
- the rplU gene encoding 50S ribosomal protein L21 has protein sequence MYAVIVTGGKQYKVAEGEFLKVEKLEVATGESVTFDRVLLIGNGEDVKIGAPVVDGAKVVAEVVSQGRHDKVRIIKFRRRKHHMKRQGHRQWFTEIKITGIQA, from the coding sequence ATGTACGCAGTTATCGTTACCGGCGGCAAGCAATACAAAGTCGCTGAAGGTGAATTCCTGAAAGTCGAGAAGCTCGAAGTCGCCACCGGCGAATCCGTGACTTTCGACCGCGTCCTGCTGATCGGCAATGGCGAAGACGTGAAAATCGGTGCTCCGGTTGTTGATGGCGCCAAAGTAGTCGCTGAAGTGGTCTCTCAGGGCCGTCACGACAAAGTGCGCATCATCAAGTTCCGCCGTCGTAAGCACCACATGAAGCGCCAGGGCCACCGCCAGTGGTTCACTGAAATCAAAATCACCGGCATCCAGGCCTAA
- a CDS encoding CreA family protein, with protein MGLIKGLVAALAALPLLVAAEEVGSVSTVFKWVGPNDKIVVEAFDDPKVEGVTCYLSRAKTGGVKGGLGLAEDRAEASIACRQVGQIRFNGELKDGEEVFKERTSLVFKTMQVVRFFDRKRNTLVYLVYSDRIIEGSPQNAVTAIPILPWPNRP; from the coding sequence ATGGGTCTGATCAAGGGATTGGTGGCGGCTCTGGCGGCGCTACCGCTGCTGGTGGCGGCCGAGGAAGTCGGCTCAGTGTCCACCGTGTTCAAGTGGGTGGGACCGAACGACAAGATCGTGGTCGAGGCCTTCGATGACCCCAAGGTGGAGGGGGTGACCTGCTACCTGTCGCGAGCCAAGACTGGCGGCGTCAAGGGTGGGCTGGGGCTGGCGGAGGATCGCGCCGAGGCGTCCATCGCCTGCCGTCAGGTGGGGCAGATTCGCTTCAATGGTGAGCTCAAGGATGGCGAGGAGGTGTTCAAGGAGCGCACTTCGCTTGTGTTCAAGACCATGCAGGTGGTGCGCTTCTTCGATCGCAAGCGCAACACCTTGGTCTATCTGGTCTACAGCGATCGGATAATCGAGGGTAGTCCGCAGAATGCGGTGACCGCCATTCCGATTCTGCCTTGGCCGAATCGGCCTTGA
- the cgtA gene encoding Obg family GTPase CgtA, whose amino-acid sequence MKFVDEVSIFVKAGDGGNGLMSFRREKFIEKGGPNGGDGGDGGSVFMEADPNLNTLVDYRYTRRFDAQRGENGGSKDCTGRKGDDLVLPVPVGTTIIDAATQEIIGDLTKPGQRLLVAQGGWHGLGNTRFKSSTNRAPRQTTKGKPGESRDLKLELKVLADVGLLGLPNAGKSTFIRAVSAAKPKVADYPFTTLVPNLGVVSVGRFKSFVVADIPGLIEGAADGAGLGIRFLKHLARTRLLLHIVDMAPLDESDPAEAAATIIEELGRFSPALTERDRWLVLNKADQLLDEDRDTRLKAVLERLGWDGPVFVISALEREGTEALSQEIMRYLDERTLRMEEEPEYAEELAELDQRIEDEARARLQAMDDQRALRRAGLKSAGADDDDDFDDDEDDGDGPEIFYVP is encoded by the coding sequence ATGAAATTCGTCGATGAAGTATCGATCTTTGTAAAAGCGGGCGACGGCGGCAACGGCCTGATGAGTTTCCGTCGCGAAAAATTCATTGAAAAGGGCGGCCCCAACGGTGGTGACGGGGGCGATGGCGGCTCCGTGTTCATGGAGGCTGATCCGAACCTGAATACCCTGGTGGACTATCGCTATACCCGTCGTTTCGACGCGCAGCGCGGCGAGAACGGCGGCAGCAAGGACTGCACCGGGCGCAAGGGGGATGATCTGGTCCTGCCGGTGCCGGTAGGCACCACCATTATTGATGCGGCTACCCAGGAAATCATCGGTGACCTGACCAAGCCGGGCCAGCGCCTGCTGGTTGCGCAGGGTGGCTGGCATGGTCTGGGCAACACTCGCTTCAAGTCCAGTACCAACCGTGCGCCGCGCCAGACCACCAAGGGGAAGCCGGGCGAGTCCCGCGACCTCAAGCTTGAGCTGAAGGTGCTGGCCGACGTCGGTCTGTTGGGTCTGCCGAACGCGGGCAAGAGCACCTTCATTCGTGCCGTATCCGCAGCCAAGCCGAAAGTGGCCGACTACCCCTTCACCACCCTGGTGCCGAACCTGGGCGTGGTCAGCGTCGGTCGCTTCAAGTCCTTCGTCGTGGCTGACATCCCTGGCCTGATCGAGGGCGCTGCTGACGGTGCCGGCCTGGGCATTCGTTTCCTCAAGCACCTGGCGCGTACTCGCCTGTTGCTGCACATCGTCGACATGGCGCCGCTGGATGAAAGCGACCCGGCCGAGGCTGCGGCAACCATCATCGAGGAGCTGGGTCGCTTCAGTCCCGCCCTGACCGAGCGTGATCGCTGGCTGGTGCTGAACAAGGCTGACCAACTGCTCGACGAGGACCGCGACACGCGCTTGAAGGCCGTGCTCGAGCGTCTGGGCTGGGATGGTCCGGTGTTCGTGATCTCCGCCCTGGAGCGCGAAGGTACCGAAGCGCTGTCCCAGGAGATCATGCGCTACCTCGACGAGCGCACCCTGCGCATGGAAGAGGAGCCGGAGTACGCTGAGGAGCTCGCCGAGCTGGATCAGCGCATCGAGGACGAGGCCCGTGCTCGTCTGCAGGCGATGGATGACCAGCGCGCCCTGCGCCGTGCCGGTCTGAAGAGCGCCGGTGCCGATGATGATGACGATTTCGATGACGACGAGGATGACGGCGACGGGCCGGAAATCTTCTACGTACCCTGA
- the rpmA gene encoding 50S ribosomal protein L27 produces MAHKKAGGSTRNGRDSESKRLGVKLFGGQAVKAGNIIVRQRGTKFHAGVGVGLGKDHTLFAKVDGVIKFEVKGAFNRKYVSIVAA; encoded by the coding sequence ATGGCACACAAAAAAGCTGGCGGTTCTACCCGCAACGGCCGCGATTCCGAAAGTAAACGCCTTGGCGTGAAGCTGTTCGGCGGCCAGGCTGTCAAGGCCGGCAACATCATCGTGCGTCAGCGCGGCACCAAGTTCCACGCCGGCGTCGGCGTTGGCCTGGGCAAGGATCACACCCTGTTCGCGAAAGTGGACGGCGTGATCAAGTTCGAGGTCAAAGGTGCTTTCAACCGCAAGTACGTAAGCATCGTCGCAGCCTGA
- the proB gene encoding glutamate 5-kinase, which yields MRDKVTGAQRWVVKIGSALLTADGRGLDRSAMAVWVEQMVALRNAGVELVLVSSGAVAAGMSRLGWSSRPSAVHELQAAASVGQMGLVQAWESSFAEHGRHTAQILLTHDDLSDRKRYLNARSTLRTLVELGAIPVINENDTVVTDEIRFGDNDTLAALVANLVEADLLVILTDRDGMFDADPRHNPDAQLIFEARADDPALDAVAGGTGGALGRGGMQTKLRAARLAARSGAHTVIVGGRIERVLDRLKSGERLGTLLAPERGLLAARKQWLAGHLQTRGTLVLDAGAVKALRDDRKSLLPVGVKAIQGSFRRGEMVVCVGPDGAEVARGLANYSALEAQKIIGQPSDLIEKLLGYVDEPELVHRDNLVLV from the coding sequence ATGCGGGACAAGGTGACTGGCGCGCAGCGCTGGGTGGTGAAGATCGGTAGTGCTTTGCTGACGGCCGACGGTCGTGGGCTGGATCGCTCGGCCATGGCGGTCTGGGTCGAGCAGATGGTCGCCCTGCGTAACGCGGGCGTCGAGCTGGTACTGGTGTCCTCCGGTGCCGTGGCGGCGGGCATGAGTCGTCTGGGCTGGAGTTCCCGCCCAAGCGCCGTGCATGAGCTTCAGGCGGCGGCGTCGGTGGGGCAGATGGGGCTGGTCCAGGCCTGGGAGTCCAGTTTCGCCGAGCATGGCCGTCACACTGCGCAGATCCTGCTGACCCATGACGACCTGTCCGACCGCAAGCGCTACCTGAATGCCCGCAGCACCCTGCGTACGCTGGTGGAGCTGGGAGCTATCCCGGTGATCAACGAGAACGACACCGTGGTTACCGATGAGATCCGCTTTGGTGACAACGACACCTTGGCGGCCCTGGTGGCCAACCTGGTGGAGGCCGACCTGCTGGTAATCCTCACTGACCGCGACGGCATGTTCGATGCTGATCCGCGCCACAATCCCGATGCCCAGCTGATTTTCGAAGCCCGTGCCGACGACCCGGCCCTGGATGCCGTGGCTGGCGGTACCGGCGGTGCCCTGGGGCGTGGTGGCATGCAGACCAAGCTGCGTGCGGCTCGTCTGGCGGCGCGTTCGGGTGCCCACACCGTCATTGTGGGTGGTCGTATCGAGCGAGTATTGGATCGCCTCAAGTCGGGCGAGCGTCTGGGAACCCTGCTGGCGCCTGAGCGTGGTCTCCTGGCGGCGCGCAAGCAATGGCTGGCTGGCCACTTGCAGACTCGCGGCACCCTTGTCCTGGACGCGGGGGCGGTAAAGGCCCTGCGCGATGACCGCAAGAGCCTGCTGCCGGTTGGGGTGAAGGCGATCCAGGGAAGCTTCCGCCGCGGCGAGATGGTGGTCTGTGTCGGGCCGGATGGTGCCGAGGTGGCGCGCGGTCTGGCCAACTACAGCGCCCTGGAGGCGCAGAAGATCATTGGTCAGCCGTCCGACCTGATCGAAAAGTTGTTGGGCTATGTGGACGAACCGGAGTTGGTGCACCGGGATAACCTGGTCCTGGTCTGA
- the rpsT gene encoding 30S ribosomal protein S20 has product MANTPSAKKRAKQAEKRRSHNASLRSMVRTYIKNVVKAIDAKDLTKAQAAFTVAVPVIDRMADKGIIHKNKAARHKSRLNAHIKALGQAAA; this is encoded by the coding sequence GTGGCCAATACACCTTCTGCCAAAAAACGCGCCAAACAGGCTGAGAAGCGTCGTAGCCATAACGCCAGCCTGCGCTCCATGGTCCGTACCTACATCAAGAATGTAGTGAAGGCGATCGACGCCAAGGACCTGACCAAGGCCCAAGCCGCTTTCACCGTTGCTGTACCGGTGATCGACCGCATGGCCGACAAAGGCATCATCCACAAGAACAAAGCTGCTCGTCACAAGAGCCGCCTGAACGCCCACATCAAGGCGCTCGGCCAGGCTGCTGCCTAA
- a CDS encoding DUF4105 domain-containing protein, protein MKRILPYLALCTWITAHASPQVSVERLQALAGDPYWIALGHYETGKLGGWRSYVDDADFFLAENGASNPADELRATLDALYAPANLGDKHPQCTYPARTRWLKEQLQLSDLPQPDCSEYKAWYADINPHSTVLVFPAAYLNSPSSMFGHTLLRIDQPDIHENNTVMLSYALNFGAFIEGADNSILYAWKGLMGGYPGLFALVPYRDKLKEYSRLENRDLWEYRLNLTPEETGRMVEHVWELKQIRFDYYFFDENCSYRLLELLEIARPGTELTDQFPITAIPTDTVRAVKQGGLVESIDYRPSREKELLARAEPLDAAEQHWVLRLADDEKLLDDPAFLALPAPRRALIQDAAFRLVRYRSAGEDRTRENATRSYKLLQSINRNPPPQLDVDRPDLPEEGHESRTWQLGAGTREDKAFAEYGLRMAYHDLNDNLSGFPLGAQIEILQLKLRQYEDHHWQLQRLDLATIRSLTPRGELLKPWSWQVAGGLERVPGVDGDERLVSHLNGGIGGSWNLGDDTLGFALATARVEHNEDFAPFIATAAGFNTGLLWHNPLGSLSLEASGDYFHNGEVRRRLSLNQQWELSRNLGVRLSAQREFSQLTAPENEVMLELKWYHY, encoded by the coding sequence TTGAAACGGATTTTGCCGTACCTCGCTCTCTGCACCTGGATCACCGCACACGCCTCCCCGCAAGTCTCCGTCGAACGCCTCCAGGCGCTGGCCGGCGATCCCTACTGGATAGCCCTGGGCCACTACGAGACCGGCAAGCTGGGCGGCTGGCGCAGCTACGTGGATGACGCCGACTTCTTCCTCGCCGAGAACGGGGCCAGCAACCCTGCCGACGAGCTGAGGGCCACCCTGGACGCCCTTTATGCACCGGCCAACCTCGGTGACAAACACCCGCAGTGCACCTACCCGGCGCGCACCCGCTGGCTGAAGGAACAGCTCCAGCTCAGCGACCTGCCGCAGCCGGACTGCAGCGAGTACAAGGCCTGGTACGCCGACATCAACCCGCACAGCACGGTGCTGGTGTTCCCCGCCGCCTACCTGAACAGCCCGTCGTCCATGTTCGGCCACACCCTGCTGCGCATCGACCAGCCGGACATCCACGAAAACAACACCGTGATGCTCAGCTACGCGCTGAACTTCGGCGCCTTCATCGAAGGCGCGGACAACAGCATCCTCTACGCCTGGAAGGGGCTGATGGGTGGTTACCCCGGCCTGTTCGCCCTGGTCCCCTACCGCGACAAGCTCAAGGAATACAGCCGCCTGGAGAACCGTGACCTCTGGGAATACCGCCTGAACCTCACCCCCGAGGAAACCGGGCGCATGGTGGAGCACGTCTGGGAGCTCAAGCAGATTCGCTTCGATTACTACTTCTTCGACGAGAACTGCTCTTATCGCCTGCTGGAGCTGCTGGAAATCGCCCGCCCCGGCACCGAACTCACGGACCAGTTCCCGATCACGGCGATTCCCACCGACACAGTGCGCGCGGTCAAGCAGGGGGGGCTGGTGGAATCCATCGACTACCGTCCCTCGCGGGAGAAAGAGCTGCTGGCCCGCGCCGAGCCCCTGGACGCGGCTGAGCAGCATTGGGTGCTGCGTCTGGCCGATGACGAGAAGCTGCTGGACGACCCGGCCTTCCTCGCCCTCCCCGCTCCACGCCGCGCGCTGATCCAGGACGCCGCCTTCCGCCTGGTGCGCTACCGCTCCGCCGGCGAGGACCGCACCCGCGAGAACGCCACCCGAAGCTACAAGCTGCTGCAGAGCATCAACCGCAATCCGCCGCCGCAACTGGACGTCGATCGCCCCGATCTACCCGAGGAAGGTCACGAATCGCGTACCTGGCAGCTGGGCGCGGGCACCCGTGAGGACAAAGCCTTCGCCGAATACGGCCTGCGCATGGCCTACCACGACCTCAACGACAACCTGTCCGGGTTCCCCCTGGGCGCGCAGATCGAAATCCTCCAGCTCAAACTGCGCCAGTACGAAGACCACCACTGGCAATTGCAGCGCCTGGACCTGGCGACCATCCGCTCCCTCACCCCTCGCGGCGAACTGCTCAAGCCCTGGTCCTGGCAAGTGGCCGGCGGCCTGGAGCGGGTACCGGGCGTGGACGGCGACGAGCGTCTGGTCAGCCACCTCAACGGTGGTATCGGCGGTTCATGGAACCTTGGCGACGATACCCTCGGCTTCGCCCTGGCCACCGCCCGCGTCGAGCACAATGAAGACTTCGCACCCTTCATCGCCACCGCCGCCGGCTTCAATACCGGCCTGCTCTGGCACAACCCCCTGGGCAGCCTCAGCCTGGAGGCGTCCGGCGATTACTTCCACAACGGCGAAGTGCGCCGTCGCCTGTCCCTCAACCAGCAATGGGAACTCTCCCGCAACCTCGGCGTGCGCCTGTCTGCACAACGGGAGTTCAGCCAGCTCACCGCGCCGGAAAACGAGGTGATGCTGGAGCTGAAGTGGTACCACTACTAA
- a CDS encoding ATP-binding protein codes for MPDSFAASLRLAPDALTRPFEPHQFSFTSTDDLEPFRGVLGQERAVEALQFGVAMPRPGYNVYVMGEPGTGRFSFVQRYLKAEGKRLPTPMDWVYVNRFDEPREPRALQLPPGEASDFICDIEHLVDNLLSTFPAVFETPTFQQKKNAIDRGFNQRYDRALDVIERLALEKDVALYRDSANIAFTPMKDGKALDEADFAQLPEAERERFHDDIAALEERLNEELSSLPQWKRESSNQLRQLNEETITQALQPLLSPLSEKYAENAGVVAYLQAMQVNLLKTVVDQLLDEKPDAQRRELLEEQYCPSLVVGHHASGGAPVVFESHPTYDNLFGRIEYGTDQGALYTSYRQLRPGALHRANGGFLVLEAEKLLGEPFVWDALKRALHSRQLKMESPLAELGRLATVTLTPQVIPLQVKVVIVGSRQLYYTLQDLDPDFQEMFRVLVDFDEEIALSDDSLEQFAQLLKTRTSEEGMAPLTAAAVARLATYSARLAEHQGRLSARIGDLFQLVSEADFIRHLASEPVTDAGHIERALKAKATRTGRVSARILDDMLAGIILIDTQGAAVGKCNGLTVLEVGDSAFGVPARISATVYPGSSGIVDIEREVNLGQPIHSKGVMILTGYLGSRYAQEFPLEISASIALEQSYGYVDGDSASLGEACTLISALSRTPLKQCFAITGSINQFGEVQAVGGVNEKIEGFFRLCEARGLTGEQGVIIPHANVTNLMLDERVLEAVRKGKFHVYAVRQADEALSLLVGAPAGMPDEKGQFPEGSVNAQVVARLREIAEMGLEEEEKPAPAQEVADVVSKAAAQPKPSRKGPKQEPGKTPVPEKTQGPS; via the coding sequence ATGCCTGACTCCTTCGCTGCCAGCCTGCGTCTGGCGCCCGATGCGCTGACCCGTCCCTTCGAGCCTCATCAGTTCAGCTTCACGAGCACCGACGACCTGGAGCCCTTTCGCGGCGTGCTCGGCCAGGAGCGTGCGGTGGAAGCCCTGCAGTTCGGCGTGGCCATGCCACGACCCGGCTACAACGTCTATGTGATGGGCGAGCCGGGCACCGGCCGCTTCTCCTTCGTGCAGCGCTACCTCAAGGCTGAGGGCAAGCGTCTGCCGACGCCGATGGACTGGGTCTACGTCAACCGCTTCGACGAACCGCGCGAACCCCGTGCCCTGCAGTTGCCGCCGGGGGAAGCGAGCGATTTCATCTGTGACATCGAACACCTGGTGGACAACCTGCTGTCCACCTTCCCGGCGGTGTTCGAGACGCCCACCTTCCAGCAGAAGAAGAATGCCATCGACCGTGGCTTCAACCAGCGCTACGACCGCGCCCTGGATGTGATCGAGCGCCTGGCCCTGGAGAAGGACGTCGCCCTCTACCGTGACAGCGCCAACATCGCCTTCACGCCCATGAAGGACGGCAAGGCCCTGGACGAGGCGGACTTCGCCCAGTTGCCGGAAGCTGAGCGCGAGCGCTTCCATGACGACATCGCGGCCCTGGAGGAGCGTCTGAACGAGGAGCTTTCCAGCCTGCCGCAGTGGAAGCGCGAGTCCAGCAATCAACTGCGCCAGCTCAACGAGGAAACCATCACCCAGGCCTTGCAGCCGCTGCTGTCGCCCCTGTCGGAGAAGTACGCGGAAAACGCCGGCGTGGTCGCTTACCTCCAGGCCATGCAGGTGAACCTGCTGAAGACCGTGGTGGACCAGTTGCTGGACGAGAAGCCGGACGCCCAGCGCCGTGAGCTGTTGGAAGAGCAGTATTGCCCCAGCCTGGTGGTGGGCCACCACGCCAGCGGCGGTGCGCCGGTGGTGTTCGAGTCCCATCCCACCTACGACAACCTGTTCGGCCGCATCGAGTACGGCACCGACCAGGGCGCCCTTTACACCAGCTACCGCCAGTTGCGGCCGGGCGCGCTGCACCGCGCCAACGGCGGCTTCCTGGTGCTGGAGGCGGAGAAGCTGCTGGGTGAGCCGTTCGTCTGGGATGCTCTGAAGCGTGCGCTGCATTCCCGGCAGCTGAAGATGGAATCGCCCCTTGCCGAGCTGGGCCGCCTGGCTACGGTGACCCTGACGCCCCAGGTGATTCCGCTGCAGGTGAAGGTCGTGATCGTCGGCTCGCGCCAGCTCTATTACACGCTGCAGGACCTGGATCCGGACTTCCAGGAGATGTTCCGGGTGCTGGTGGACTTCGACGAGGAAATCGCCCTGTCGGACGACAGCCTGGAGCAGTTCGCCCAGTTGCTGAAGACGCGGACGTCGGAGGAGGGCATGGCGCCGCTCACCGCTGCCGCCGTGGCCCGCCTGGCCACTTACAGTGCCCGCCTGGCTGAGCACCAGGGGCGTCTGTCGGCCCGTATCGGCGACCTCTTCCAGTTGGTGAGCGAGGCCGACTTCATCCGCCACCTCGCCAGTGAACCCGTTACCGATGCCGGCCACATCGAGCGTGCCCTGAAGGCCAAGGCCACGCGCACTGGCCGGGTTTCGGCACGCATCCTGGATGACATGCTGGCGGGCATCATCCTGATCGACACCCAGGGCGCCGCAGTGGGCAAGTGCAATGGCCTGACCGTGCTGGAAGTGGGCGATTCGGCCTTCGGCGTGCCGGCGCGGATTTCCGCCACCGTCTACCCGGGCAGCTCGGGCATCGTCGACATCGAGCGCGAGGTCAATCTCGGCCAGCCGATCCACTCCAAGGGTGTGATGATCCTGACCGGCTACCTCGGCAGTCGCTACGCCCAGGAATTCCCCCTGGAAATTTCCGCGAGCATCGCCCTGGAGCAGTCCTACGGCTATGTGGACGGCGACAGCGCTTCCCTGGGCGAGGCCTGCACCCTGATCTCCGCCCTGTCGCGCACGCCCCTCAAGCAGTGCTTCGCCATCACCGGTTCGATCAACCAGTTCGGCGAGGTGCAGGCGGTGGGCGGGGTCAACGAGAAGATCGAGGGCTTCTTCCGCCTCTGCGAGGCCCGTGGCCTCACCGGCGAGCAGGGGGTGATCATCCCTCATGCCAACGTCACCAACCTGATGCTCGACGAGCGTGTGCTGGAGGCGGTGCGCAAGGGCAAGTTCCACGTCTACGCCGTGCGCCAGGCGGATGAGGCCCTGAGCCTGCTGGTGGGTGCACCGGCGGGGATGCCGGACGAGAAGGGACAATTCCCCGAAGGTAGCGTCAACGCCCAGGTCGTGGCGCGCCTGCGGGAAATCGCGGAAATGGGCCTGGAGGAAGAAGAGAAGCCCGCGCCGGCGCAGGAGGTGGCGGACGTCGTTTCCAAGGCCGCCGCGCAGCCGAAGCCTTCTCGCAAGGGACCGAAGCAGGAGCCGGGCAAGACGCCGGTTCCGGAAAAGACTCAGGGACCGTCCTGA
- a CDS encoding FKBP-type peptidyl-prolyl cis-trans isomerase, translating into MSQLDLSTDETRVSYGIGRQLGDQIRDNPPPGVSLDAVLAGLSDAFQGLESRVDGAALSASFRVIRERMQAEAEAKAEAAAGAGRAYLEENAKRNGVTVLASGLQYEVLVAGEGAKPSAEDTVRTHYHGTLIDGTVFDSSYDRGQPAEFPVGGVIAGWVEALQLMNTGSKWRLHVPSELAYGGQAVGSIPPHSVLVFDVELLDIL; encoded by the coding sequence ATGTCTCAACTCGATCTTTCCACCGACGAAACCCGCGTCAGCTACGGTATCGGCCGTCAGCTCGGCGACCAGATCCGCGACAATCCTCCGCCCGGCGTGAGCCTGGACGCTGTCCTGGCCGGTCTCAGCGACGCCTTCCAGGGCCTGGAAAGCCGCGTTGACGGCGCCGCCCTGTCCGCCAGCTTCCGCGTCATTCGCGAGCGCATGCAGGCCGAAGCCGAGGCCAAGGCCGAAGCCGCTGCCGGCGCGGGCCGTGCTTACCTGGAAGAGAATGCCAAGCGTAACGGCGTGACCGTCCTGGCGTCCGGCCTGCAGTACGAAGTACTGGTAGCGGGCGAGGGTGCCAAGCCGTCCGCCGAGGACACCGTGCGTACCCACTATCACGGCACTCTGATCGACGGCACCGTGTTCGACAGCTCCTACGATCGTGGCCAGCCGGCGGAATTCCCGGTGGGCGGCGTGATCGCTGGCTGGGTCGAGGCTCTGCAGCTGATGAACACCGGCAGTAAGTGGCGTCTGCACGTTCCGAGCGAACTGGCCTACGGTGGCCAGGCTGTCGGCAGCATTCCGCCTCACAGCGTGCTGGTATTCGACGTGGAACTCCTGGATATCCTCTGA
- a CDS encoding polyprenyl synthetase family protein yields the protein MQPQAFYRVVADDFTAVDDIIRRQLTSRVPLVEKIGDYIVSAGGKRLRPLLVLLTGNALGFGGDQLRLLAATIEFLHTSTLLHDDVVDASGMRRGRSTANALWGNAPSVLVGDFLYARSFEMMVDLGSMPVMRIISQATRVIAEGEVLQLSKIRDASTTEETYMEVIRGKTAMLFEASTHSAAMLAGAPAEQAEALRQFGDALGIAFQLVDDLLDYRGDAATLGKNVGDDLAEGKPTLPLIATMRDGTPEQAALVRKAIQQGGSQDLEGIRAAVEAAGALDYTARLARDYAARAIACLDVLPSGPYRDALTELTEFAVARTH from the coding sequence ATGCAACCCCAGGCTTTCTACCGCGTGGTGGCGGACGATTTTACCGCAGTCGACGACATCATCCGTCGGCAGCTGACCTCCCGCGTTCCCCTGGTCGAGAAGATTGGCGACTACATCGTGTCCGCCGGCGGCAAGCGCCTGCGCCCGTTGCTGGTCCTGCTGACCGGCAACGCCTTGGGCTTCGGCGGTGACCAACTGCGCCTCCTGGCCGCCACCATCGAGTTCCTGCACACCTCCACCCTGCTCCATGACGACGTCGTGGATGCCTCCGGCATGCGCCGCGGCCGCTCCACCGCCAACGCGCTCTGGGGCAACGCACCCAGCGTGCTGGTCGGCGACTTCCTCTACGCCCGTTCCTTCGAAATGATGGTGGATCTCGGCTCCATGCCGGTGATGCGCATCATCTCCCAGGCCACCCGGGTGATTGCTGAAGGCGAAGTGCTGCAGCTGTCGAAGATCCGCGACGCCAGCACCACCGAAGAAACCTATATGGAAGTCATTCGCGGCAAGACCGCGATGCTCTTCGAGGCATCCACCCACAGCGCCGCCATGCTGGCCGGCGCCCCCGCCGAGCAAGCAGAAGCCCTGCGCCAGTTCGGCGACGCCCTGGGTATCGCCTTCCAACTGGTGGACGACCTGCTGGACTACCGCGGCGACGCCGCCACCCTCGGCAAGAACGTCGGTGACGACCTGGCCGAAGGCAAGCCCACCCTGCCGCTGATCGCCACCATGCGCGATGGCACCCCGGAGCAGGCCGCGCTGGTACGCAAGGCCATCCAGCAGGGCGGCAGCCAGGACCTGGAAGGCATCCGTGCCGCCGTGGAAGCCGCCGGCGCCCTGGACTACACCGCGCGCCTGGCCCGCGACTACGCAGCCCGCGCCATCGCCTGCCTGGACGTGCTGCCGTCCGGCCCCTACCGCGATGCGCTGACCGAACTCACCGAGTTCGCCGTAGCCCGAACCCACTGA
- a CDS encoding TraR/DksA family transcriptional regulator yields the protein MTVTDPGAALDALIVEYTARANAIREDLARSHSPDFAEQAIQRENDEVLEAILVETEAALRRVGMAKLRLADGSYGYCQRCGEPIEPARLAVLPAAEFCLSCADLAR from the coding sequence ATGACCGTTACTGATCCAGGGGCTGCTCTTGATGCCCTGATAGTGGAGTACACCGCCCGCGCCAACGCCATTCGCGAGGACCTGGCCCGCAGCCATTCGCCAGATTTCGCCGAGCAGGCCATCCAGCGGGAGAATGACGAGGTACTGGAGGCCATCCTCGTCGAGACCGAGGCGGCCTTGCGTCGCGTGGGCATGGCGAAGCTGCGCCTGGCAGACGGCAGCTACGGCTACTGCCAGCGCTGCGGCGAACCCATCGAACCGGCGCGCCTGGCGGTGCTGCCAGCGGCTGAGTTCTGCCTGAGCTGCGCCGATCTGGCGCGCTGA